From Cecembia calidifontis, one genomic window encodes:
- a CDS encoding phosphoenolpyruvate carboxylase, with amino-acid sequence MSKNNYETEVAKRFTIYNSLFLDLPFSDIHRTGTLLPILASKCHEGFQNKKTPKEIIQGFFDELMAKNSEDERHELLFKMVQYVERQVVLFDSIEDAAFDKIHDLQGKGSLQALVARVDNDRKREELIRKLKDFSVRLTLTAHPTQFYPGNVLGIITDLESAIKANDLGSINLLLQQLGKTPFINREKPTPLDEAVSLIWFLVNVFYVSIPDIMTRLLNMLDQPLHEWENSGLLKVGFWPGGDRDGNPFVTHDITVKVAERLQKWILRCYYRDVRKIRRRLTFKHVEPIMLKVEDGLFNSLFEDQNYYKSKDELLSDLMDARKGLIEYHDGLFLEQLDEFILKVKIFGFHFANMDVRQDSRKHDGLWDEIIGIQVGEDALKAYHQLHEKDKEKFILDFDSLPEISAFKDEFHQEMLKSFDAIRTVQQNNGEDGLHRYIISNCQSALHVLEVFQLGRLTLGKDEKDLSLDIVPLFETIDDLAEAPKIMEKLYQNPEYQKHLKSRNSKQTIMLGFSDGTKDGGYIRANWSILRAKEELTKISRKYEVNVVFFDGRGGPPARGGGNMHNFYASHGPQVENKEIQVTIQGQTISANYGKPVSCSYNLEQLLCAGIENELYLSPDKTLNAYQRALIDEMADVSYKFYKDFKNHPQFLNYLEHVTPLKYFGQVNIGSRPLKRGKDSGLKFEDLRAIPFVGSWAQMKQNIPGFFGVGAALQALKNEGKFEAAKQLYNDSLFFRSLLGNSMQSLAKSFYEATAYLKKNKQYAEFWQLMFEEYERTIRLLLEVSGMEVLLEDNPTSRQSIAIREKIVLPVITIQQYAIQTMLEKGMDDPVLQKLILRTMFGIINAARNAA; translated from the coding sequence GCATCCAAGTGTCATGAGGGCTTTCAAAACAAAAAGACACCGAAAGAAATTATTCAAGGTTTTTTTGATGAATTAATGGCTAAAAATTCAGAAGATGAGAGGCATGAACTGCTTTTTAAGATGGTGCAATATGTAGAGCGGCAAGTGGTTTTGTTTGATTCTATAGAAGATGCTGCTTTTGACAAAATCCATGATCTACAAGGGAAGGGAAGTCTTCAGGCATTGGTGGCCAGGGTGGACAATGACCGGAAAAGGGAAGAATTGATTAGAAAATTAAAGGACTTTTCAGTAAGGCTTACCCTTACAGCGCATCCCACCCAGTTTTATCCCGGCAATGTACTGGGAATCATTACAGACTTGGAATCAGCGATTAAGGCCAATGATTTGGGTAGCATCAATTTACTTTTGCAGCAATTAGGAAAAACTCCATTTATCAATAGAGAAAAACCCACCCCACTGGACGAGGCGGTAAGTTTGATCTGGTTTTTGGTCAATGTTTTTTATGTGTCCATTCCGGATATCATGACCCGTTTGCTCAACATGTTGGACCAACCCCTTCATGAGTGGGAAAATTCCGGATTATTGAAAGTTGGTTTTTGGCCGGGAGGCGACAGAGATGGTAATCCCTTTGTTACACATGATATCACAGTGAAGGTAGCAGAAAGATTGCAAAAGTGGATTTTGAGATGTTATTACCGGGATGTAAGGAAAATCAGAAGAAGACTTACCTTCAAGCATGTGGAGCCTATCATGCTTAAGGTAGAAGATGGCTTGTTCAACTCCTTATTTGAAGATCAAAATTATTATAAGAGCAAAGATGAATTGCTATCTGACCTGATGGATGCCAGAAAAGGGCTTATAGAATATCATGATGGACTTTTTTTGGAGCAGTTGGATGAATTTATCCTCAAAGTAAAAATATTCGGATTCCATTTTGCCAATATGGATGTCCGTCAGGACAGTAGGAAGCATGATGGGCTTTGGGATGAGATCATTGGAATTCAGGTTGGAGAGGATGCGCTGAAAGCTTATCATCAGCTTCATGAAAAAGACAAAGAAAAATTCATTCTGGATTTTGATTCACTTCCTGAAATTAGTGCCTTCAAGGATGAGTTCCATCAGGAAATGTTAAAATCATTTGATGCCATCCGGACGGTTCAACAAAATAATGGGGAAGATGGGCTTCATCGTTACATCATTTCTAATTGCCAGTCTGCACTGCATGTGCTGGAAGTGTTCCAGTTGGGAAGGTTGACTTTGGGAAAGGATGAAAAAGACCTTAGCCTGGATATTGTCCCCTTGTTTGAAACGATTGATGATTTGGCAGAAGCTCCAAAAATAATGGAGAAACTCTATCAAAATCCGGAATATCAAAAACACTTGAAAAGCAGGAATTCCAAGCAGACTATTATGCTGGGTTTCTCTGATGGTACCAAAGATGGGGGATATATCCGTGCCAATTGGTCCATTTTACGGGCTAAGGAGGAACTGACGAAAATTTCCCGTAAATATGAGGTTAATGTGGTGTTTTTTGATGGGAGAGGGGGACCTCCTGCTAGAGGTGGTGGTAATATGCACAATTTCTATGCTTCGCACGGTCCTCAGGTAGAAAACAAAGAAATCCAGGTGACCATTCAGGGACAGACCATTTCAGCCAATTATGGCAAGCCAGTTTCCTGTAGTTATAACCTGGAGCAACTTTTGTGTGCGGGCATAGAAAATGAGCTTTACCTGAGCCCAGATAAAACTTTAAATGCCTACCAAAGGGCTTTGATTGATGAAATGGCGGATGTTTCCTACAAATTTTATAAGGACTTCAAAAATCACCCTCAGTTCCTGAATTATCTGGAACATGTCACACCCTTGAAATATTTCGGACAGGTGAATATCGGATCAAGGCCTTTGAAAAGGGGCAAGGATTCGGGTCTAAAATTTGAGGATCTTCGGGCCATACCATTTGTGGGTTCCTGGGCTCAGATGAAACAAAATATCCCTGGCTTTTTTGGGGTAGGAGCTGCCCTGCAGGCGCTCAAAAATGAAGGTAAATTTGAAGCTGCCAAACAATTGTACAATGATTCCCTTTTCTTTAGATCACTGCTGGGCAACTCGATGCAATCTTTGGCAAAGTCATTTTATGAGGCTACAGCATATCTGAAAAAAAACAAACAATACGCGGAGTTCTGGCAATTGATGTTTGAGGAATATGAAAGGACAATCCGGTTGTTGCTGGAGGTTTCAGGTATGGAAGTATTATTGGAGGACAATCCTACTTCCAGGCAGTCTATTGCCATCAGGGAAAAAATTGTCTTACCTGTAATCACCATTCAGCAATATGCCATACAGACCATGTTGGAAAAAGGCATGGATGACCCGGTATTACAGAAACTTATTCTCCGCACTATGTTTGGAATTATCAATGCGGCAAGGAATGCAGCTTAG
- a CDS encoding potassium/proton antiporter, producing the protein MVLTSENILFIGSILLLLSILAGKTSYKFGVPTLILFLGLGMMAGSDGLGIHFDSPSTAQFIGIVSLNFILFSGGLDTNWKSIKPVLWQGISLSTVGVLITAVSLGLFFWKISDFTVYEALLLGAIVSSTDAAAVFSILRSKSLALKYKLRSVLELESGSNDPMAYVLTIAFLGLVTNPETSFLSLISTFFLQMTLGAALGLLFGWLSIHTINKINIGFDGLYPALVIALMFITFSFTDLVGGNGFLAVYLCAVYIGNHDFIHKKTILKIYDGVAWLMQIVLFLTLGLLVNPTEVIPYAGLGLAASLFLIFVSRPLGVFLSLLPFKMKNRRMWYISWVGLRGAVPIVFATYPLIAGIDKAPVIFNVVFFISVSSVIIQGTTLSKVASWFKVALPEKVKPVSPLDSFLKEDPKTAMVEIHIPEDNEIVGKKILELGFPQNAIIAMIKRDKNYLTPNGTTKIQGNDTLIVLAENYDHLQNVYEVLNLPVPDFGDD; encoded by the coding sequence ATGGTACTAACTTCTGAGAATATTCTTTTTATTGGTTCTATCCTGCTTTTATTAAGTATTCTGGCTGGAAAAACCTCCTATAAATTTGGCGTGCCTACCCTTATACTTTTCTTGGGTTTAGGTATGATGGCAGGTTCTGATGGACTTGGTATCCATTTTGACAGTCCCTCAACGGCCCAGTTTATTGGTATTGTATCTTTAAATTTCATCCTTTTTTCAGGGGGGCTAGACACGAACTGGAAATCCATAAAACCAGTATTATGGCAAGGAATATCGCTTTCCACTGTTGGCGTATTGATTACTGCTGTTTCTTTAGGGCTTTTCTTTTGGAAAATTTCCGATTTTACTGTTTATGAGGCTTTATTATTGGGGGCAATTGTATCTTCCACAGATGCTGCAGCTGTTTTTTCCATTTTGAGGTCAAAAAGTCTGGCACTAAAATACAAATTGAGGTCAGTACTTGAATTGGAAAGTGGTAGTAATGACCCTATGGCCTATGTTTTGACCATAGCATTTCTTGGGCTTGTCACTAATCCCGAAACTTCATTTTTATCGCTTATTTCTACCTTCTTTTTGCAAATGACCCTAGGGGCTGCATTAGGGTTACTGTTTGGCTGGTTAAGCATCCACACCATCAATAAAATCAATATTGGATTTGATGGATTGTACCCTGCCTTGGTCATTGCCTTAATGTTCATCACCTTTTCTTTTACAGATCTTGTTGGTGGCAATGGTTTTTTGGCTGTATACCTTTGCGCAGTTTATATTGGTAACCATGATTTTATTCATAAAAAAACAATCTTAAAAATTTATGACGGGGTTGCCTGGTTGATGCAGATTGTACTTTTCCTAACACTGGGGTTATTGGTAAACCCTACAGAAGTTATTCCCTATGCAGGATTGGGGCTTGCAGCTTCACTCTTTCTCATATTTGTTTCGAGACCATTGGGGGTATTCCTTTCTCTTTTACCTTTCAAAATGAAGAACAGAAGAATGTGGTATATTTCCTGGGTAGGTCTTAGAGGGGCTGTCCCCATCGTTTTTGCTACTTATCCATTAATCGCCGGAATAGATAAAGCACCAGTGATTTTTAATGTGGTGTTCTTTATATCAGTCAGTTCTGTCATTATACAGGGCACTACACTTTCCAAAGTGGCCTCTTGGTTTAAAGTAGCATTACCTGAAAAAGTAAAACCTGTTTCTCCCCTGGACAGCTTCCTCAAAGAGGATCCAAAAACCGCTATGGTTGAAATCCATATCCCTGAGGACAATGAAATAGTAGGTAAGAAAATTCTTGAGTTGGGCTTTCCGCAAAACGCCATCATTGCCATGATCAAAAGGGATAAAAACTACCTAACTCCTAACGGTACCACAAAAATTCAAGGTAATGACACATTGATAGTTTTGGCTGAGAATTATGATCATTTACAAAATGTCTACGAGGTATTGAATTTGCCGGTGCCTGATTTTGGAGATGATTAA
- a CDS encoding universal stress protein: MKNTSSEKPKIIVLADFSDYTKKVLQVAKQWASSSGLEIKVFNELDFQVPTLAGNELRLKMKYGQIHEINRTWLDLKKTIFGEQTKVDFEILEVPLIEFLKKEKQYESSFILMGLKGGGLLKKVFLGSLVTEVIERLNHVTMAIPKNIQNFEPNKIIISVHPKYKFNLNALEYLLSFLPRSVTTLQWISIAMEKDNVDDLNDYLDALTQKIKTGLKIETAVFSGEDVLQQVKSFITDNNKEILVIQRGSRTFKDKLFRKFLVNDLVYDGSVPLIVLPL; this comes from the coding sequence ATGAAAAATACAAGCAGTGAAAAACCAAAGATAATTGTATTGGCAGACTTTTCTGATTACACCAAAAAAGTACTTCAAGTAGCTAAGCAATGGGCAAGCAGTTCCGGCTTGGAAATTAAGGTTTTTAATGAACTGGACTTTCAGGTGCCCACTTTGGCTGGCAATGAATTAAGGTTAAAAATGAAGTATGGGCAGATCCATGAAATAAATAGAACCTGGCTGGATTTAAAAAAGACCATATTCGGTGAGCAAACAAAGGTTGATTTTGAAATTTTAGAGGTTCCATTAATTGAATTTCTAAAAAAAGAAAAACAATATGAATCTTCCTTTATCTTGATGGGCCTCAAGGGAGGTGGATTATTGAAAAAGGTTTTTCTAGGAAGTTTGGTGACTGAAGTAATAGAAAGACTCAATCATGTCACCATGGCTATACCCAAGAATATTCAAAATTTTGAACCCAATAAAATCATAATCAGCGTACATCCGAAATATAAATTTAACCTTAATGCCTTGGAGTACTTGCTTTCCTTTCTTCCAAGATCAGTCACCACCTTACAATGGATTAGTATTGCCATGGAAAAGGACAATGTGGATGACCTGAATGATTACCTGGATGCCTTGACCCAAAAAATCAAAACCGGATTAAAAATCGAAACCGCTGTTTTTTCAGGAGAAGATGTCCTTCAACAGGTTAAATCCTTTATAACGGATAATAATAAAGAGATATTGGTCATCCAAAGAGGTAGCAGAACCTTCAAAGACAAATTGTTCAGAAAGTTTCTGGTGAATGATTTGGTATATGATGGTTCCGTTCCTTTAATTGTTTTGCCTTTATGA
- a CDS encoding potassium channel family protein — protein sequence MNNLLHKTKKYWESDVSFISLLVMLLVIVFILPVLNDIQPDNSFLLNAMFIALFIIGIFSARERVFVISSMIMISFHLGLRIIRFGDNPYEFYNLERIVIILNLVLFMVINLRLLFRDEEVNAYRIIGAVNVYLCMALVGAFGMELIHLYLGNSIEGNIELTGMDKDFGDFMYFSLVSLSTVGFGDVHPTNTIAKMLSSFLSVVGILYPAVVIAKLVSYASKNPNG from the coding sequence ATGAATAATCTGCTACACAAGACAAAAAAATACTGGGAATCTGATGTTTCCTTTATTTCCCTATTGGTCATGCTACTTGTGATTGTTTTTATCCTTCCCGTTTTAAATGATATTCAGCCAGACAATTCATTCCTTTTGAATGCGATGTTCATTGCACTTTTTATTATTGGTATTTTCTCTGCAAGGGAACGTGTATTTGTCATTTCTTCTATGATTATGATTTCCTTTCACCTTGGTTTGCGGATTATCAGGTTTGGGGATAACCCTTATGAATTCTATAACCTGGAAAGGATCGTTATCATTCTGAATTTGGTCCTGTTTATGGTTATTAATCTTAGACTATTGTTCAGGGATGAAGAAGTGAATGCTTACAGGATAATTGGAGCGGTTAACGTTTACCTTTGCATGGCATTGGTTGGGGCTTTTGGTATGGAGTTGATTCATCTATACTTGGGCAACTCCATTGAAGGCAATATTGAGCTTACAGGAATGGACAAGGATTTTGGGGACTTTATGTATTTCAGCCTGGTGAGTCTCAGTACAGTTGGATTTGGGGATGTTCATCCTACCAACACAATCGCGAAAATGTTGTCATCATTTCTATCGGTGGTTGGAATTCTTTATCCTGCAGTGGTCATCGCCAAACTGGTTTCGTATGCCTCCAAAAATCCAAATGGGTAA
- a CDS encoding OsmC family protein — translation MKRKATAVWQGSGKEGKGHLTTETGVLNKTQYSFSSRFEDGAGTNPEELIAAAHAGCFAMKLSFNLSGANFPPKELDTQCIITFEEGTVKQSKLILKAKVDGISEEKFAELVKDAEKNCPISRLLNTEIVVEYTLN, via the coding sequence ATGAAAAGAAAAGCTACTGCCGTATGGCAAGGTTCAGGAAAAGAAGGAAAGGGACACCTGACCACAGAGACCGGAGTATTGAACAAAACCCAATATTCTTTCAGTTCCCGCTTCGAAGACGGTGCAGGTACCAATCCGGAGGAATTGATTGCAGCAGCACATGCAGGTTGTTTTGCCATGAAACTCAGTTTTAACCTTAGCGGTGCCAATTTCCCTCCCAAAGAATTGGACACGCAATGTATTATCACTTTTGAAGAAGGTACTGTAAAACAGTCCAAATTGATTTTGAAAGCGAAAGTCGATGGAATCAGTGAAGAAAAATTTGCCGAACTGGTGAAAGATGCCGAGAAAAACTGTCCCATTTCCAGGCTTTTGAATACCGAAATTGTGGTGGAGTATACATTAAACTAA
- a CDS encoding GNAT family N-acetyltransferase: protein MEGNEDLKIFRLSDDQIPLAVGLMEKVFTLEQYIPESYLPVNLFPQMNWGVFHGERLIALAIAWWENEIWHWGRFAVDPEWRGKGIGKKLIQISLKELFDAGAKEVHIDARDITVNLLSKLGARVIGNTFDFYGNVTPMRLSIHDFKT from the coding sequence ATGGAAGGTAATGAAGACTTAAAAATTTTTCGGTTATCTGATGACCAGATTCCGCTTGCCGTTGGATTAATGGAAAAGGTATTCACTTTAGAGCAATACATTCCTGAATCTTATCTTCCTGTCAATTTATTTCCCCAGATGAATTGGGGAGTTTTTCATGGAGAAAGGCTGATTGCTTTGGCCATTGCTTGGTGGGAAAACGAAATCTGGCATTGGGGAAGGTTTGCTGTTGATCCGGAATGGAGAGGCAAAGGAATAGGGAAAAAGCTGATCCAAATAAGCTTGAAAGAACTTTTTGATGCTGGCGCCAAAGAAGTACATATCGATGCCAGGGATATTACTGTAAATCTATTGTCGAAATTAGGTGCCAGGGTCATTGGAAATACTTTCGATTTTTATGGAAACGTAACCCCGATGAGGCTCTCGATACATGATTTTAAGACATAA
- a CDS encoding TonB-dependent receptor — translation MQNFTKSLWQVVLLLLVIVSLGSHEAFAQTTTVSGKVTEERTKETLVGVNIVVKGRVVGTITDLNGNFNLRVNQAPPFTLVFSMIGFSSKEIEITESNVSNLQVTLAESSILGQEIVVSASRVEESVLQSPVTVERMDIISIREAPQASFYDGLKNMKGVEMSTQSLTFQSFNTRGFNANGNVRTVQLIDGMDNQAPGLNFSVGNIAGISELDLESVELLPGAASALYGPNAINGILLMNSKNPFQYQGFSAQIKSGIMDQNTRSNPTTGFYDFAARYATAFSDKVAMKFNVNYLRADDWQANDFRDQSLLNGFGIANGTRENNPGFDGVNIYGDETNVNMFSVAQSLVNAGILPQAALGIVPQTFVSRTGYLERDLADYGTKSLKLNAALHWRLNDNVEAIFQGNYGAGTTVYTGADRYSITGFNIGQYKAELRGANWFLRAYTTQERSGDSYAVGIAGQGINEAWKPSQQWFGEYVGAFVQARGLGQNEAQAHATARGVADQGRFLPGTPQFNQALADVRSRPIPGNAQGVGARFVDKTNLYHLEGSYAFKDIKFADFLVGANYRVYALNSERTLFATDDDGNEFSIREFGGYAQGSKTIAEKLKVTASVRYDKNENFDGQWSPRVAAVYTAGQHNFRASYQTGFRIPTTQDQYIDLLTPQARLIGGLPLFRQRYNFANNPVYSLATVTNFGGAVLADTQPNSPVYQQSIQQATQLAIQQATQIVTQQVQQGIIPPDQAPAAIAALVPQLVPQIAAQLVPANAAAANQDKKTPYELTRFRPEVVRSYEIGYKSLIAKNKLLVDGYFYYNRFENFIGGQVLIQDANFNPQNPASALGLNLLSANTRNVFSMPVNREEVIKSYGWALGADYQLPKNYTIGGNVSFNKLANLDELAEVGFIPSFNTPEYRTNLTFANRNINNKNIGFALAWRWQGEFVWQSSFVGPAVNTQQLSVMPAFSTLDAQVSYKLKSIKSIVKLGGQNLFNSSGYRQAWGNPTVGTMYFVSLTFDEFLN, via the coding sequence ATGCAAAATTTTACTAAAAGTTTATGGCAAGTAGTTTTATTATTGCTTGTCATAGTTTCCTTAGGGAGCCATGAGGCCTTTGCCCAGACTACTACCGTGTCGGGTAAAGTCACCGAAGAAAGGACCAAAGAAACCCTTGTAGGGGTCAACATTGTGGTCAAGGGTAGAGTGGTAGGAACCATCACTGACCTTAATGGTAATTTCAACCTGAGAGTCAACCAGGCACCTCCATTTACCTTGGTATTTTCAATGATCGGATTTTCCTCCAAGGAAATAGAGATCACGGAATCCAATGTTTCTAACCTACAGGTTACTTTAGCTGAGTCAAGTATTCTTGGCCAGGAAATCGTAGTTTCTGCTTCAAGGGTGGAAGAAAGTGTCCTTCAATCTCCCGTTACTGTGGAAAGAATGGATATTATTTCTATCAGAGAAGCTCCGCAGGCCAGTTTTTATGATGGTTTGAAAAACATGAAGGGCGTGGAAATGAGTACTCAATCACTTACCTTCCAGTCTTTCAACACCAGAGGTTTCAATGCCAATGGTAACGTAAGAACTGTTCAGCTGATCGACGGTATGGACAACCAGGCTCCTGGTTTGAACTTCTCCGTAGGTAATATTGCCGGTATCTCTGAACTGGATCTGGAAAGCGTGGAATTGCTTCCCGGTGCAGCATCTGCACTTTATGGACCAAACGCCATCAACGGTATCTTGTTGATGAATTCAAAAAATCCATTCCAGTACCAAGGTTTCTCCGCCCAGATCAAGAGTGGTATCATGGATCAAAACACAAGATCCAACCCAACTACTGGATTCTATGATTTTGCAGCCAGATATGCTACTGCATTCTCTGACAAAGTGGCCATGAAATTCAATGTAAACTATCTGAGAGCAGACGACTGGCAGGCCAATGATTTCAGAGACCAATCATTATTGAACGGATTTGGAATTGCCAACGGTACAAGGGAAAACAACCCAGGATTTGATGGTGTAAACATCTACGGTGATGAGACCAACGTCAACATGTTCAGTGTAGCCCAAAGCTTGGTGAATGCAGGAATTCTTCCTCAGGCTGCTTTGGGTATAGTACCACAGACATTTGTATCAAGAACAGGTTATTTGGAAAGAGACCTGGCTGATTACGGAACCAAATCATTGAAATTGAACGCTGCATTGCACTGGAGATTGAATGACAATGTAGAGGCAATTTTCCAAGGTAATTATGGAGCAGGTACTACAGTTTATACAGGTGCTGACAGATATTCCATAACTGGATTTAATATTGGACAATATAAAGCAGAATTAAGAGGTGCCAACTGGTTCTTAAGAGCCTATACCACTCAAGAAAGATCCGGTGATTCTTATGCAGTGGGCATTGCAGGTCAGGGCATCAATGAAGCATGGAAACCAAGCCAGCAGTGGTTCGGTGAATATGTAGGAGCTTTTGTGCAAGCAAGAGGCCTTGGACAAAATGAAGCACAGGCACATGCCACTGCAAGAGGTGTAGCGGACCAAGGCAGATTCCTGCCAGGAACCCCTCAGTTTAACCAAGCTCTTGCTGACGTAAGATCTAGACCTATTCCAGGAAATGCACAAGGTGTTGGTGCAAGGTTTGTGGACAAAACCAACCTATACCACCTAGAAGGTTCCTATGCCTTTAAAGACATCAAGTTTGCTGATTTCCTGGTAGGCGCTAACTACAGAGTCTATGCACTTAACTCAGAAAGAACTTTGTTCGCAACAGATGATGACGGCAATGAATTCAGCATCAGAGAATTTGGTGGATATGCTCAAGGTAGCAAAACCATAGCTGAGAAATTGAAAGTTACTGCTTCCGTACGTTATGATAAAAACGAAAACTTTGACGGACAGTGGTCTCCAAGGGTAGCAGCAGTCTACACCGCAGGACAGCACAACTTCCGAGCTTCCTATCAGACAGGCTTCAGAATTCCGACTACTCAGGATCAATACATTGACCTTTTGACTCCGCAGGCGAGATTGATTGGTGGTTTACCGTTGTTCAGACAGCGATACAATTTTGCCAACAATCCAGTTTACTCTTTGGCAACAGTGACCAACTTTGGTGGTGCAGTTTTGGCTGATACTCAACCCAATTCTCCTGTATACCAGCAAAGTATCCAACAAGCAACTCAATTGGCTATTCAGCAGGCAACCCAAATTGTAACGCAGCAAGTACAGCAGGGAATCATTCCTCCTGACCAAGCGCCAGCAGCCATTGCAGCACTCGTACCACAGTTGGTACCGCAAATCGCTGCCCAGTTGGTTCCTGCCAATGCTGCTGCTGCCAACCAGGATAAGAAAACCCCCTATGAATTGACCAGATTCAGACCGGAAGTGGTAAGATCTTATGAAATCGGATACAAAAGCTTGATCGCAAAAAACAAACTTTTGGTAGACGGTTACTTCTACTACAACAGATTTGAGAACTTTATCGGTGGTCAGGTCTTGATCCAAGATGCTAACTTCAATCCTCAAAACCCTGCATCAGCACTAGGATTGAACCTCTTGAGCGCCAATACAAGAAATGTATTTTCTATGCCGGTTAACAGAGAGGAAGTCATCAAATCTTATGGATGGGCTTTGGGAGCTGATTACCAGTTGCCTAAAAACTACACCATAGGAGGTAACGTTTCCTTCAACAAATTGGCCAATTTGGATGAGTTGGCAGAAGTGGGCTTTATCCCATCATTCAACACCCCTGAATATAGAACCAACCTAACCTTTGCCAATAGAAATATCAACAATAAAAACATCGGCTTTGCCTTGGCTTGGAGATGGCAAGGGGAGTTTGTATGGCAGTCTTCTTTCGTAGGGCCTGCTGTCAATACCCAGCAACTGTCTGTAATGCCGGCATTCAGTACCTTGGATGCTCAGGTAAGCTACAAATTGAAAAGCATCAAGTCTATCGTAAAACTGGGTGGACAGAACCTGTTCAACAGTTCAGGATACCGTCAAGCTTGGGGTAACCCTACTGTAGGTACCATGTACTTCGTATCCTTGACATTTGATGAATTCCTAAATTAA
- the gldC gene encoding gliding motility protein GldC, with protein MKNSEIKFIVQLDDNNLPKAIQWDATDKEAERMESTKSISLNVWDNLNHNTLRIDLWTDDMSVVEMKRFYIDILGGMAQTILNSTGDEFMAEEMKDLCDRLVRHVNEENKKMSK; from the coding sequence ATGAAAAATTCTGAAATCAAATTTATAGTCCAATTGGACGACAACAACCTTCCTAAAGCCATTCAATGGGATGCCACAGACAAGGAAGCTGAGAGAATGGAATCCACTAAAAGCATCAGCTTAAATGTATGGGACAACCTGAACCACAACACTTTAAGAATTGACCTTTGGACAGATGATATGTCTGTAGTGGAGATGAAAAGATTCTACATTGACATTTTGGGAGGTATGGCCCAGACTATCCTCAATAGTACCGGAGATGAATTCATGGCTGAAGAAATGAAAGATCTTTGCGACCGACTTGTCCGACATGTCAATGAGGAAAATAAAAAAATGAGTAAATAA
- a CDS encoding GSCFA domain-containing protein, whose product MHWTLSFDIPEGRPKISHQSKLFSIGSCFSTVMGDKLTERKFYVLNNPFGTLFNPISIAQVMEDSILEMPVNSDLILVRDGLHLYFGMHSDIVAYSKESLVRLIQKKQAQAKQVLESATHLLITFGTSWVYEFGSQGQIVANCHKQPSGLFEKRLLTPDEIQKAFVSFFNLFREFNSKATVLLTVSPVRHTKDGIPENQLSKSILRLAAHNLSEAYDFVHYFPSYEIMMDELRDYRFYKDDLIHPTPQAEDYIWERFKQAWVDPKSYPLIQEFEGIKRDLDHKPFNPESPSHQKFLDNLQKKLDKYSKDFDFAKEIDQLRKQTRYRGK is encoded by the coding sequence ATGCATTGGACACTTTCATTTGATATTCCGGAGGGCAGACCCAAAATCAGCCATCAATCAAAGCTTTTTTCTATAGGCTCTTGTTTTTCTACCGTGATGGGGGACAAACTGACCGAAAGGAAATTTTATGTTTTGAATAATCCTTTTGGTACCCTTTTTAATCCGATTTCAATTGCCCAGGTGATGGAGGATTCCATTTTGGAGATGCCTGTCAATTCGGATCTTATTTTGGTGAGGGATGGGTTACACCTTTATTTTGGGATGCATTCTGATATTGTTGCTTATTCGAAGGAATCATTGGTCAGGTTGATTCAAAAAAAACAGGCACAGGCCAAGCAGGTTCTCGAATCTGCTACGCATCTTTTGATTACTTTCGGCACCTCCTGGGTTTATGAATTTGGCAGTCAGGGACAGATTGTGGCCAATTGCCATAAGCAGCCTTCGGGTCTTTTTGAAAAGCGCTTGTTGACGCCAGATGAAATTCAAAAAGCTTTTGTCAGCTTTTTTAACCTTTTCAGGGAATTCAATTCAAAAGCCACTGTCCTGCTTACGGTCAGTCCCGTGAGACATACCAAAGATGGGATTCCGGAAAATCAATTGAGTAAATCTATCCTTAGGTTGGCTGCCCATAATCTTTCAGAAGCTTATGACTTTGTTCATTACTTCCCAAGCTATGAAATCATGATGGATGAGCTTAGGGATTATCGTTTTTACAAAGATGACCTCATTCATCCCACTCCGCAGGCGGAAGACTATATTTGGGAACGCTTCAAACAGGCTTGGGTTGATCCCAAATCCTATCCCTTGATCCAAGAATTTGAAGGAATTAAACGTGATCTTGACCATAAGCCCTTTAATCCGGAAAGCCCATCCCATCAGAAGTTTTTGGATAACCTCCAAAAGAAATTAGACAAATACAGCAAAGATTTTGATTTCGCAAAAGAAATAGATCAATTGAGAAAGCAGACAAGGTACAGGGGTAAATAG